The proteins below come from a single Dermacentor albipictus isolate Rhodes 1998 colony chromosome 7, USDA_Dalb.pri_finalv2, whole genome shotgun sequence genomic window:
- the LOC135908747 gene encoding kunitz-type serine protease inhibitor 6-like isoform X2 gives MKALGDFETKCKPAADRGPCSGRIPLWAFNATKNRCQRFYYGGCDGNENKHYTRNQCELTCLRSDASRDGARPEELREFSNDILPVPDVPSLMWSVLTNPACLLPPDRGMCSGYHHRFFYEAGLRTCQGFVYGGCGGNANNFASLDQCYEACSPRQRLLPRT, from the exons CACTCGGTGACTTTGAAACCAAGTGCAAGCCGGCGGCGGATCGCGGCCCCTGCAGTGGCCGCATCCCACTGTGGGCCTTCAACGCCACAAAAAACCGATGCCAGCGCTTCTACTACGGAGGCTGCGACGGAAACGAGAACAAGCACTATACGAGGAATCAATGCGAGCTCACCTGCCTCCGATCCGATG CTTCCAGAGATGGCGCAAGACCTGAGGAGCTGCGAGAATTCAGTAACGACATTTTGCCCGTGCCAGATGTGCCGAGTCTTATGTGGTCCG TTCTCACAAACCCGGCCTGCCTCCTTCCACCGGACCGGGGCATGTGTTCCGGCTACCATCACCGCTTTTTCTATGAAGCCGGCCTCAGAACGTGTCAAGGATTCGTCTACGGTGGCTGCGGCGGCAATGCCAACAACTTCGCCAGCCTCGACCAGTGTTACGAAGCCTGCAGTCCGAGGCAACGTCTGCTACCACGTACATAA
- the LOC135908747 gene encoding kunitz-type serine protease inhibitor 6-like isoform X1 codes for MKLTLCFMLLFASAALGDFETKCKPAADRGPCSGRIPLWAFNATKNRCQRFYYGGCDGNENKHYTRNQCELTCLRSDASRDGARPEELREFSNDILPVPDVPSLMWSVLTNPACLLPPDRGMCSGYHHRFFYEAGLRTCQGFVYGGCGGNANNFASLDQCYEACSPRQRLLPRT; via the exons CACTCGGTGACTTTGAAACCAAGTGCAAGCCGGCGGCGGATCGCGGCCCCTGCAGTGGCCGCATCCCACTGTGGGCCTTCAACGCCACAAAAAACCGATGCCAGCGCTTCTACTACGGAGGCTGCGACGGAAACGAGAACAAGCACTATACGAGGAATCAATGCGAGCTCACCTGCCTCCGATCCGATG CTTCCAGAGATGGCGCAAGACCTGAGGAGCTGCGAGAATTCAGTAACGACATTTTGCCCGTGCCAGATGTGCCGAGTCTTATGTGGTCCG TTCTCACAAACCCGGCCTGCCTCCTTCCACCGGACCGGGGCATGTGTTCCGGCTACCATCACCGCTTTTTCTATGAAGCCGGCCTCAGAACGTGTCAAGGATTCGTCTACGGTGGCTGCGGCGGCAATGCCAACAACTTCGCCAGCCTCGACCAGTGTTACGAAGCCTGCAGTCCGAGGCAACGTCTGCTACCACGTACATAA